A stretch of DNA from Mesorhizobium onobrychidis:
GAATTGATCGCCTGCGAGCCGTTCCGGCTGCCGCGCTACTGGCCGCGGCTCGGCGCGCTGGATTTCGGCTGGGACCATCCGTCTGCAGCGGTCGAACTCGCCTGGGATACCGAGACCGATGTCGTCTACGTCGCCAAAGCCTGCCGCGCGTCGCAGCAAACGCCGGCCATGCAGGCGCTGACCTTGAAACCGTGGGGCGAATGGCTGCCCTGGGCATGGCCGCGCGACGGCCGCCGCGAGACGCTGGAAGGTGCGGGCGTGGCACTTGCCCGGCAATATGCGGCGCATGGGCTGAACATGCTCGCCGGCCATGCGCAGTTCGCCGACGGTTCGGTGTCGGTCGAGGCCGGGCTGATGGAGATGCTCGACCGCATGCAGAGCGGCCGCTTCAAGGTGTTTTCGACGCTTTTGCCCTGGTTCGAGGAGTTCCGTCTCTATCACCGTAGGGACGGCCAGGTGGTGAAGCTGCGCGACGATCTGATGGCGGCGACACGCTATGGCGTGATGATGCTGAGGGAAGCGGTGGTCGACCCGGCGGAGTTCAAGGCGGTGCGGCCAAAGGCGGGGCAGAGCGATCCGCTGAGGGCGTTTCGGTGACTCGAAGGCAACCACATACCATGGTCGCCTCATGACCGTCCGCATCGTCCCCGCCACATTGCGCGACCTTTCCTACATCGCCGCCAATC
This window harbors:
- a CDS encoding phage terminase large subunit family protein translates to MTRHVTLMTIDDAEHYTPQQRAAIISAYPAHEREARAKGIPVLGSGRIFPVAEELIACEPFRLPRYWPRLGALDFGWDHPSAAVELAWDTETDVVYVAKACRASQQTPAMQALTLKPWGEWLPWAWPRDGRRETLEGAGVALARQYAAHGLNMLAGHAQFADGSVSVEAGLMEMLDRMQSGRFKVFSTLLPWFEEFRLYHRRDGQVVKLRDDLMAATRYGVMMLREAVVDPAEFKAVRPKAGQSDPLRAFR